CATGTGCTGGTCCCGCTGAATCCCCCGCCAGGGCATGCCTTCCACCTAGAACTGAACAGTGCGGGGCAGATGGCAGCAAGGACCTTCAGCGTCCGCGTGGAGCTGGTGTGCACATGCgagagggagcagctgggcgAGAAGCTGTTGTGCTTCCTGCACCACtcgcaggaggagctgtggcgGAAGCAGAAGCGCAGCCTCCTAGAGACACTCTGCACCGGCTCCTACCTGGACGTGGAGAAGACCTCCCACTGGTTCCACCAGCTGGTGAGATGCTCCTGGCTGCACGTGCCTCAGTCCTACTCATGGCACTTGGTGTTTCAGCCCTGCAGCCGGTCCTGCCAATTCCAGCTTACCAAAGGCAAGAAGAGCCTGATGGTGGAGATGCTCTTTGGAGTGCGCCAAGGGGACTCCGACATCTTTGTCATCAGCCAGCCCACAGAGCCCCAGAAAGGTGGCCCCATCAACTTTATGAGCAGTCAGCCTGCCGAGGCCAACAGCATCACAAGCACAGCATGGCCTGAGACGTACGCTGTGGCAGAGGCAAAATTCTTCCAGCACATCGCCAGACAGCTGCCCTGTCACAGCTTGCACCTGAAATGCCTGCAGGTCTTCACCTGCATCCTGAGGGGCACGGGGTTTTCCAGCTACACCTGGAAGACGGTGGTCATGCACGTGCTGACCACAGTACCGCTGTCCCAGTGGCGCAGGAGGGAATTTGAACGGCGGCTGTGGGACGTCATGGCCTACCTGCACCGCTGCCTGCAGTTGAAACGCCTGGAGCACTTTGTGCAAGGCAGTGAGAAGCTTCCTGCAGAGATCAGCGTGTCGCCAGCAACACAAAGGGTTGAGCCGCTCAACCTCTTCGAGCACCTGGCCCGAGATCCTGCCACCCACAGGGAGCTGATGCAAACATATGGCCAGCTGCGATTTCGCCTCTGGACGATGCTCTCCAGCCACTGAGAGGCGTTCCCTgcgcagagctgtgctggggatcaCATCCGATGGCAGCCACGTCAACTCTGCACAATTGTTTCCCTTGTCACTGGCAGTCCTGAAGCTGCTTTCCTGCTCCTGCGGAAGGAAGATGCTGCAGCACATGACTTCATTGTGCAGACACATCTTGCTGTGGCCTTGTCCTGCACCTTCTAGTTACAACGGTGGCCAACTCTTTGAGGCAAAACCTGGCTCCACCTGCACATCCTTCCTCGTGGAAGACTCAGAAGCCGACAGAGGTTGCTTGGAACACCTCGAAGACAGCAACCTCTTATCATCTTAATGTAGTTGTTTAGTTGTAGCTGTAGTTTTAGTTGTAGTTGCAGATGTCATTGTAGCTGTAGCTTTTGTTATAGTTGTAACTGTAAGTGTAGCTGTATTTGTCGTTGTAAACTGTAGCTTTAATTAGACTTATTTATTAGCGTTCCTTCCAGAGCCCCTTTAGTGTAGTCAGTTTGGTAAAATTACCCTTAGTTTTGTAAAAATTACCCTTTTGTAGTGACCTGTCTCTTTTCAAACGTATCCAtgtttgaaaaattaataaaaagagaTGTTTCTCAAATTGCTTGAAATGTGTCATTCTTCGTATTTAACCCTCGTATCTTAGAGGATGTCCTTCCTCTACCCCTATCTGAAATAAAGACTTTTGCCAATCAGAGATGTTGGATATATTAAGTATGCGGTCTCTCAAGAATTCCCATAGAAATGCTTGAAGCTTGAATTAAAAATGCCTTGAAGTGCCTGAAATTTTGCAGCAGAGTACTCCTGAATTTTTTTAGGAATCTTTGGAAAAGTTTTCTTTACAGAGTCATTTTTATACACTCCTGGGGAACAATTCAGCCcaaaaagagaaagacagaGAAGTCCCCAACTACAAAACAGGTCGTTTAAtacatctttttttctcttctcatcaCCAAGGTTTTGACACAAAATTGTGACAGCAGAAAGTTATGTTTTCTCTATTCCTGGTTATCTGTGTCCTTTTGGAGGAGCCCTGATTATCTACAGCTCAAACCTTTTCCACCAGGCCTGTGTAATATTGTATAGCATTGAGGGCCACTTTGCATGCACAGCTTTGTCCATGGTGAGATGCAGCTAAACAAAATATCATTTACTTCTTGCAGTACATAGTAAGATTCATAGGAGTTTGGAAGTATTTATTCTCTTTGCCTTTGTACCAATACATCTGGGGTCAACTAGTCAATTTTAGAATACCTTAGCAATTGGATAAATTGCTGCAGCTATACTAGAAATACTTTATCTCAAAAGTTTGGTTGAGAATTTCTGCAATGCCCATGTAAATCTTCATGTGTACTCTCCAACATGAGAAAGGGCTTGTTCCTGCCTAAAGGAAAGTGAGGCAACCTCTGTTTTGtgtataaaaaatgaaaatgaaaataatttaaattatatgAAAATTATACGACCTTAAATTTCAGAGGCTTTCAAAGGTGTCATTAGGTGTAACTGTTTTGAAGGACGTTGAGATGTTCCCGTCCTGCTGATTTTGGTGTGGCTTGCCATTAAAAAAAGTCTGTAACTGGTCACAAAGGGAATTCTGAGTCTCAGCTAAATTGGTTCCTCATTGCTACATTCTTACACTGTTCTGGAGTTGAGGAATGGTAGCATGGTCACCACACATGTGACTTGATGCTAAGCAgtcaaaatatgttttataaATGCAAATACCTATTATCAGAACAGAATGGCGTTTTTAGTTTGGAAGCCTTtttgctgtggctctgctgctggagattTTTTAAGTAAGCCATGATCATGCTGTTGTAAGCCAAGTCCACTGAGTGTTGAGGCGGACCATCCAAGTGTGGGGACACGAGccttgactccatttttctcagaaggctgatttattatgttatatattatattaaaatactaccttaaaactatactaaagaacagagagaagaaagatcagaaggctgcaaagaacaagaatagaaaagaatagaatgcataacaaaatcttgtgactgctcacagccttggcacaggtggctgtgattggtcatcaagtgaaaacaatccacatggaccaatggaagatgcaccagttgcattccacagcagcagagagttattgtttacatttctttcctgaggctctcagctcctcaggacgggaaaaatcctagcagagaatttttcataaaatatcatggctacaccaTGGTTTCTGTGAGTAAGATGTAGGAGAAATGAACTGTCTTGCCAGTTCTCCTAAAATTGTTAGTCATGTCGCTGACAAGTCCTGGCATCTCTGTTCTTTGGAATTAAGACCTGAAATATCATGAAGAGGAAGATACAGGgttctttcccttctttgtgGAAAAGAGACGGAAAATGGCAACAGCAGGCAGTTCCAAACACCTGGTCACGTGCGTGTCTTTGAAGGGAAGGTTTCATTCCCTTCAAGGTGCAGTGTGTTTATGGCATGGGTCCATCTTCCCAGAAGAGCTGAGCAtttgctggggcaggagagctgaAAGTAAGCAAGGTTTTGCTCCGCAGTTACTGAATCTCCCAGCTGCATCAGTCAGTGGTGGATGGGGAAGAGGGACAGGGTGGGCTAGTTAAAGATGCGTCTGTAACTGCAGGAGTGCTTCAAGAAACCACAGCATGTGCAGCTCCTTTGTGTTCAGACAGCAATTAAAATCTTAGACCTTCTCTTAATGGCAGTTACAGGTTTGCATCTTCTCTGGGTTTTCACCTTAAGAAGTGAGAacctgtgctggaaatgctaAGATACTCCAGTGAGTGATGTGGGGATCAATGCAATGTCACACGATGGATTTCCTTTATTGTGTGCCCCAGCCTAAAATGTGTTCTAAAAAATCATGCATGTATAAATCTAAAACTACACACAATGCAATTGAAATATGTTGTAATACAGAATCAAAGTAAGACATTCTCCACCTTTGTTAATACACTATGAACTTTAATCACATACCTCATCCTTTATTCCCCCATTTTCCAATAGTTGAAAAATTATCTTCTTCATTTAGACTTAACTTTTAAATATTGGTTCATGTCATTACTACCTCAGAAATTGTCACTGCTCTTGTGATGTTTTTAGGGTGCTCTCACGGCATAGATCTTATTTAATCTATGTATCTTAGATACTTCTACAAGTTTGAGCTGCTTTTATTATTATGTTATAGCTTTAATATATGGAGGAGGTAACAAACTGTCTTCTAATAGAAGATCGCTGTCTTTAGAAAAGCAGGGGATGATTTTTGAGTAATATTCCTTATTTTAATACTCTTTGTTTAACACTGCTTTCAGTCTAAGAGAAACAGTGGATATTTATCACTCATTTTTATGCAGCTGGAGATAACCTGTGACCTTCATCCAAACTGCAGGACTCCTCAAGCACAGAAGTGATGTTCAGTATCCCTAAGTAGCACATCCTCCTTGTCTGCCTTATTTAACATCCTCATTCCAACCGCTAGAGCAGATGCAGAAGGTTTTCATCTATCAGTCTCATTCATTAATGTAATTTGCAGGACAGCATCCCTTCCTAAAGAATGGAAGGGCCTGTGTCCTAATTCATAAATGTTTAATTCATTCAGTGTAGATAGTCTTGTTTCTGTCTTTCTTCTGAGtaataatattttctaattaattGAGAGGTACTTGCATACATATTTTCTGAGCATTTCTCTAAGTTCTACTTTATAAGGAAGAGTAGAGAACAGCCAAACCAGAAGGCTGATTGCCttctaaggaaaagaaaacaaaaattgaatgttttaaaatttgtagCTATCCTAacatttccctgcagaaatgcagattCCTAATTGCAAATGTAACCCCGTTGATTTGatttcctttgctgcttttcatgGACATCCTAGTTAGTATAGTCTTTGTTCTCAGTGAATGCATTCATTTTACAAAAGTGTGCACCCTGGTTTATTGGCTGAGGGGGATGCCTCAGCCCACATTTGGATGTTGTCACCAGTGACATCCACAAATATACATTATTCCCATGTGGGAATGTGGCCATGCCTCAGAGCAAGCCTTGCTTGCTGTGAACACTTGTGACTTGGTCAGAGGACATGGAACCCTACATTGTGACACAATACATAGGAATAAGCATGACTGAAGGTAACCTGTGGCTTTTAAAACAGGATTTGCTTAGCACTGTTAAAAATAACTATGGTAGTGATTTAAATCCAATAAACAAGAGCATTATTCTCAGCTGATTTGGATTTCTCCACATTGAAGGAATTAAGATGCAGTCTCACTCCCACTGAAGTCATGGCAAGGGTTTGGCCACTGAAGTCAATTGAAGCAAGATCAAATTCACACCTTCACCTTTTTCATCTTACAGAAGTAAACTAGAGACAGGCAGATCTTTCTCTTTTGCTGAAGGATGCCAGTGCTAAATCATCAGCTCCACATGGAAATTAGCCACGTTTAAGGATTGTTTAGTTTCATGCAGTGGTTTGCACACAGGATTTTCTTCCCCCTAAGAGTGATCCATTCTTTAACATggtgaaaaagcaaacagagagCATTTTGGTGCCAGGaattcttttgaaaatgtagTACACTTGCTTAATGTGAGTACACTTGCTTAATGTTCAAAATGGTCCTTTGAACATGCGACTTTACAATGTCAGGCATTCTTTTCTCTACATGGTTTTTGCTTTAAAcctatttcattttataaatgATGAGATGCTTGACTGTTGCATCAGAGCAGTTAGTTTATTAAGTTTCAGTACAGCTGGCTTATTTCCATGTCATACATCATTTAATTATCCATATAAAACATAGTTCAAACTGTACAGCTCCTTGAACCTCACCTGATCtgtctgtgacactgcagtAATCCCAGTACCCTGATGGGATGTTGTGCGACTATGACTGGTTGGAATGTGGATGTACAAGAGAGCCTAGAAATGAGTTTGCAGCTGTGCTTGTTCTGCTGAAAGAGAAAGTAAAACTAGAAAAAAACCCGGCTACTGTGGTAGTACCAGCAGCTGTAAATCTGAAGGCTtataaaaatcaaggaaaacGTGGTGACTGAGGAAGTGGTGTTTTCCTCTTGTTTGTTATTTAATAAATTGTTGATGGTTTGttatttctcagaaaaatcTATCTCGGATGCCTTTGTGGAAAAATAGGAAGTGTTTATGTGAGAGTGAGGATCCTGCTGCTGGAAGATTGTGTAGTTCCGCAAAATACTTTGCCTCTTTTGTCTGAAAAATGCTTTCTGGAGGCAGTGATCATTGAGACTTAAAATATACCCCAGCTTGACGATGGATGGGCACTGCTGTCCATGCAAGGAGAATCTCTTGTATGTGCAGTAAGCTAAATATAAAGCTGAAGGCATTTAGTAATAGGAAAACCAGCAAATTTcttacagactttttttttattttttttaagctagaGAACTTGAAGGTCAGATCCAACTATATATTGCATTTTCTGTCATATAATTATCATATATATAATGTCCTGGAGAACAGCTTCCAGTCACTGACATCAACAGTTTACACAGCAGTTGAACTAAGAACAACCTTGGAGAAATGACCCATATCCACCTCTTAAGTATAATCCGTAGCTCAGAACAGTTTTCGTGTTTTCATGGTCACAGAGGGCCACAATTGGATAAAAGAAGAATTGTGTTCAAAAAATACAGAACTATTCTGCTGAGTGTTCACTTTATTAAATCTTGGGAAATGAGAGGAAACAGAACTGAAAGAGTAAAGAATTCTTGCTCCCTTGTAGAAAGAAGGATGGGAAAACATCAAAACCAGTCTCCCTAGAAGAACGGGGGAAGATCCATGATAAGTGGCATCAGCTTGGAAGACGGTTCAAAACCCTTTGACTGATTTTACTAATGACATCTGTTAAGCAGATCCAATTCAGAGCAGTTTCAGAAATCCCAACATGGTTGTCCTTCTGCGCACTAATGAGAGGGCGTGATCCGCCTGACACCAGTGTCTGTCTAGCAGTGGACATCTGTGGTCACTATGCAGGTACTCAAGTCACATCCTgtttccctttcctccctccccatTTCTGCAGTTCTATTTATTGGTGAGTTCCCCAAAGAATGGTTGAGGAGTATAATCTCTCCTGTACTCACAGTCCTTTGGAGATAAATACACAAAGAGACAGCAGAAAGAGGCAGAAGTTCCTTTATCAGTCAGAGAGATTGGATAACTCTGTTTGAGGGAGACAATTTAGAAGATGGTGGGAGTGACAGAGGTACATCTTTGCACAAATTTCAAAAACCAGACATTCTACTTTCTCAACAAAATCCTGGCTCTACCAGAATTTTGCATGGTGTTGAACCATAGAGTTTGAGAGCTAAGAGGTTATTGAAGGCACCAAAATTTTGTCATTCAAATTTTGGCCTTTTCAGGATGGTATTAAATCTTCCTCTGCATCATCCAAGCAACCTGGATTTCTTTCAGAAATCCGTAACAGAGCATTAGCCTACGTGACACCCTGCCCCAAAAGTAATAAGTAGAAAtactaataataaaaaatgtccCCCACCAGTATGAAATAAAAGCCTACACTTGTATACCGAGAACATCCATGGGTCATGTCACCCAAATTTATATTTGACAAGAGCTGTGTGTGAGGGCACTTGTGCCTGCTTTGTCAAGGGAAGTTCTGGGGTTCCCAGGTTCCCGAGTGATGGGTCTGCACTTGGTGTTTCTTGGGGCTTTGGGTGCCCAGGGCCATGATGAGTTCCCTGcccgggctggggagggcgggcggggctgggtGATGCGCTCTGGGTTCTGTGACAGCACCAGGGCCGCGTCACAATGGGGGCAGCTATAAAAGGCCAGAGCGCGTGCTGCTGCCCCAGTAGAGCCTGGGCGAGCGGTGAGTGCACAGCAGCGAGGagacagagcaggaggagggctgCGGCTGGAGGAGGGCCGGGGCAGAGGCTCCGCTACCGGGCCGTGCGTTCTGTCCCCGCACCCAGGGCCCAGCGCCCGGCGGGAGCGCCTTGCTGAGGGCGCGGCACTTGCTGGGCAGCAGCGGTGCAGGCCTCACGCCTGCCAACTGCCGGGGGCCCTCTCCTTCCTGCCGCCACATCCCTGCGCCTCCTGACCCCCACTGCCTGTCTCCATTCCGGCCCCACTGAACCCTTTCTGTGTGTCTTCCTGCAGACCATGGCTTTACTATCACTGATCTTCGTGCTTGTGCAAAGCCTGATCCAGTACCCCCAGCCGGCTGGAGATGGGCTGGATGAGGCTACGCACCAGCGAATGCAGGAGcgtcaggagctgctggaccaGGAGATGGCtcggctgctgcaggagctggagcaggggccCCTGGACGAGGGCTGGGCAGCCGTGCTCTTtggtgctctgcagcagtggCCATTCTGGGCTCTTGCTGGAGTCCTGCTCCTCTTGGGCCTGTGCTTtagctgcaggagaaggagccGTGAGGCCAGCAGCAGCGGCAAGGACCAGAGCTCCTGCAACAACTTTGGACACGACGAGAGTGGAACACAACAGGAAGAAGACAGTCCTTATTCGGaggaaggcaaagaaaacacTGATGTAACTGTGGAGGCTGACAACAACGGGAGCGGAAGTGACAGAGAAGGCAGTCCCATGGCTGCAGATGAAGGAGACGATGACATCATTGAAGGGAATTGTGACATCAAGGTGGAGGAAGACAGCGATGTTTACAATGACAATGGCCATGAGTTAAAGAAGGATGAAGGATGGAATGATGGGAATGTGCCAGGAGATAACACTGCTGAAGAAACTGAAGAAGAACCTGGCAACGTTGCAGAAAAGGCAGAAGGGGTGGatgaaggagaagaaggagaaaacaagGATGTACAGGTGGAGGAAGACAATGATGTTAACAGTGACAATGGCCACGAGTTAAAGAAAGATCATGGATGGAATGATGGGAATGTGCCAGGAGATAATACTGCTGAAGAAACTGAAGAAGAACCTGGCAACGTTGCAGAAAAGACCGAAGAGGTGGATGAAGCAGATGAGGGAGAAAACAAGGATTTACAGGTGGAGCAAGACAAAAACgctggaaaggaagaagaagatgGGAATGAAGAAAACACCAATGGCCCACATATGAAGGCAGGCAACCATGATGATGTAAATGAAGCTGAGGACAACGTAAATGGACAGGAAGTATACACGGATGTGAAGGTGCAGGAAAGCAGTGATGCCAGTGAACAGAGAAGCAGGGATTGCACTGAGCAGGAAGATAGAGGTGAACGTGGGAATGAAGAAGCCCACAGTTCCTTTGCTGAaactgaggaagaaaagaaggaagttATAGAAGAAGATGAAAGTGATAGAAACAAGGTTGAAGAGCAAGGTGATCCGAATgtggaggaaaacaagaaggaggagagaaaagaagaTGAACAAGGTAACGTGGCTGCCAGTGAAAAAGAAGACAGTGACGGTGACAAggaagaaagcagcagtggTGGAACAGAAGATGGAGAAGACACCCAAGATGCTGGGAATGGTGGAACAGAAAACGAAGAAGACACCCAAGATGCTGGGAATGAGGGAGCCATCCTTTTTGTGGATCACATAGAGTGGCctgtggaggagctggagcaaggTTGCTCAGTGACAGCTGAGCTGATGGAGAGTTTCACGCGTGTCTTTGTGGACAGCGTGAGCAATAGCTTCTACCCAGTGCCTCAAGAAGCCATTGGAGTGGGCAGTGCCTTTGAGGGTTGGAGTCCCCGCGAGTGGGATGGCGTGTACCGTGTGCTGGTCCCGCTGAATCCCCCGCCAGGCCATGCCTTCCACCTAGAACTGAACAGTGCGGGGCAGATGGCAGCAAGGACCTTCAGCGTCCGTGTGGAGCTGGTGTGCACATGCgagagggagcagctgggcgAGAAGCTGTTGTGCTTCCTGCACCACtcgcaggaggagctgtggcgGAAGCAGAAGCGCAGCCTCCTAGAGACACTCTGCACCGGCTCCTACCTGGACGTGGAGAAGACCTCCCACTGGTTCCACCAGCTGGTGAGATGCTCCTGGCTGCACGTGCCTCAGTCCTACTCATGGCACTTGGTGTTTCAGCCCTGCAGCCGGTCCTGCCAATTCCAGCTTACCAAAGGCAAGAAGAGCCTGATGGTGGAGATTCTCTTTGGAGTGCGCCAAGGGGACTCCGACATCTTTGTCATCAGCCAGCCCACAGAGCCCCAGAAAGGTGGCTCCATCAACTTTATGAGCAGTCAGCCTGCCGAGGCCAAGCTCATCACAAGCACAGCGTGGCCTGAGACGTACGCTGTGGCAGAGGCGAAATTCTTCCAGCACATCGCCAGGCAGCTGCCCTGTCACAGCTTGCACCTGAAATGCCTGCAGGTCTTCACCTGCATCCTGAGGGGCACAGGGTTTTCCAGCTACACCTGGAAGACGGTGGTCATGCATGTGCTGACCACAGTACCGCTGTCCCAGTGGCGCAGGAGGGAATTTGAACGGCGGCTGTGGGACATCATGGCCTACCTGCACCGCTGCCTGCAGTTGAAACGCCTGGAGCACTTTGTGCAAGGCAGTGAGAAGCTTCCTGCAGAGATCAGCGTGTCGCCAGCAACACAAAGGGTTGAGCCGCTCAACCTCTTCGAGCACCTGGCCCGAGATCCAGCCACCCATAGGGAGCTGATGCAAACATATGGCCAGCTGCGATTTCGCCTCTGGACGATGCTCTCCAGCCACTGAGAGGCGttccctgcacagagctgtgctggggatcaCATCCGATGGCAGCCACGTGAACTCTGCACAATTGTTTCCCTTGTCACTGGCAGTCCTGAAGCTGCTTTCCTGCTCCTGCGGAAGGAAGATGCTGCAGCACATGACTTCATTGTGCAGACACATCTTGCTGTGGCCTTGTCCTGCACCTTCTAGTTACAACGGTGACCAAGTCTTTGAGGCAAAAACCTGACTCCACCTGCACATCCTTCCTCGGGGAAGACTCAGAAGCCGATAGAGGTTGCTCGGAACACCTTGAAGACAGCAACCTCTTATCATCTTAATGTAGTTGTTTAGTTGTAGCTGTAGTTTTAGCTGTAGTTGTAGATGTTGTTGTAGCTGTAGCTTTTGTTATAGTTGTAACTGTAATTGTAGCTTTATTTGTAGTTGTAAACTGTAGCTTTAATTAGACTTATTTATTAGCGTTCCTTCCAGAGCCCCTTTAGTGTAGTCAGTTTGGTAAAATTACCCTTAGTTTTGTAAAAATTACCCTTTTGTAGTGACCTGTCTCTTTTCAAACGTATCCAtgtttgaaaaattaataaaaagagaTGTTTCTCAAATTGCTTGAAATGTGTCATTCTTCGTATTTAACCCTCGTATCTTAGAGGACGTCCTTCCTCTACCCCTATCTGAAATAAAGACTTTTTCCAGTCAGAGATGTTGGATATATTAAGTATGCGGTCTCTCAAGAATTCCCATAGAAATGCTTGAAGCTTGAATTAAAAATGCCTTGAAGTGCCTGAAATTTTGCAGCAGAGTACTCCTGAATTTTTTTAGGAATCTTTGGAAAAGTTTTCTTTACAGAGTCATTTTTATACACTCCTGGGGAACAATTCAGTCCAAAGAGAGAAAGACAGAGGAGTCCCCAACTGCAAAACAGGTCATTTAatacatcttttttttctcttttcataaCCAAGGTTTTGACACAAAATTGTGACAGCAGATAGTTATGTTTTCTCTATTCCTGGTTATCTGTGTCCTTTTGGAGGGGCCCTGATTATCTACAGCTCAAACCTTTTCCACCAGGCCTGTGTAATATTGTATAGCAACGAGGGCCACTTTGCATGCACAGCTTTGTCCATGCTGAGATGCAGCTAAATAAAATATCATTTACTTCTTGCAGTACATAGTAAGATTCATAGGAGTTTGGAAGTATTTATTCTCTTTGCCTTTGTACCAATACATCTTGGGTCAACTGGTCAATTTTAGAATACCTTAGCAATTGGATAAATTGCTGCAGCTATGCTAGAAATACTTTATCTCAAAAGTTTGGTTGAGAATTTCTACAATGCCCATGTAAATCTTCATGTGTACTCTCCAACATGAGAAAGGGCTTGTTCCTGCCTAATGGAAAGTGAGGCAACCTCTGTTTTGtgtataaaaaattaaaatgaaaatatttaaagttaTATGAAAATTATACGACCTTAAATTTCAGAGGCTTTCAAAGGTGTCATTAGGTGTAACTGTTTTGAAGGATGTTGAGATGTTCCCATCCGGCTAATTTTGGTGTGGCTTGCCATTAAAAAAGTCTGTAACTGGTCACAAAGGGAATTCTGAGTCTCAGTCAAGTTGGTTCCTCATTGCTACATTCTTTCATTGTCCTGGAGTTGAGGAATGGTAGCATGGTCACCACACATGTGACTTGATGCTAAGTGTTATGAGTTTTGTTGGGGAATAATAACGTTGGGGAAGAATGGGGTGTTTGTTCGCTGTGGGTGCTCTCCGATACATGCATAGGTCCTCATGAAATGGTCATGTAACGCTTGGGTCCCCCAATGAGTTGATGCATGCAGGTCTTCTAATATCTTTCTGGAGAGTGCTTTGTTTAGTATTTGCCTCCCATCTggcatttcccattttcctgtttcctttAATACTGCACCATGTTTTTGTAACTCCTGTTCTTTTTCATCAAAGATTGGAACTTCCTCTACTCTTTTATTCTCTTCCTTCCCATCTCCAATTTCATTCAACTTAAAGATCTTTCCTGAGTCCTCTAGAGCAGCTCGTTTTGCTGCTATATCAgccaaattatttccttttatttctttagtaTCCCTTCTTTGGTGTCCTTTTACATGGACAATGGCAATCTCTTTAGGTCCTTTTAAGGCTTCTAAAACTGCTTTTATAAGGCCTTCGTGAAttagattttttcttttgtattaatAAATCCCCTTTCTGCCCAAATCTTGCCAATGGTGTGGACTACTCCATAAGCATATTTGGAGTCAGTATAAATCGTTCCACTTTTCCCTTTGAGCCATTTCAGTCCTTTCAATAGTGCATAGATTTCGCAGCACTGAGCCGACCAGTTCACAGGTAATTTTCCTTGTTCTACTATCGTCATGGTATGGCCATCCACCGCTGCATACCTCGATGCTCGCTTTCCGTCTACTACTCGAGATGATCCATCTACAAAAAGCATTTCTCCTTCTAGTAACAGCTGTTCCAGTAAGTCCTCTCTTGCTTTTATTTGCAAATCTATAGTCTCGAGGCAGTGGTGTTCTAGTTCTTCCTTTGGATTCCCATATAAAAATTGGGCAGGGTTTTGTATTCTGGTGGTGGATTGTTCTATGTTCTCACTGTTATTTAAAATCAATTCATATTTTAACAATCAGCTGTCGGAAATCCATTGACATTCTCGTTTGCTCAATATGCTTTTTAAGTCATGGGGTGTATACACTTTGATTTTATTGCCTGAGGTTAGCTTGTAGCCTTCCTCTACAAGGGTTACTGTTGCAGCTACAGCTTGAAGGCATGTAGGCCAGCCTCTAACAACTGGGTCCAGTAATTTTGAAATATAGGCTATAGGTTTCCGCACTCCACACCAGTCCTGTGTTACAACACCATAGGCTATTCCATCCTCAACATTAACAAATAACTCAAATAGTCTATTTAAATCTGGTAGACTTAAAACTGGAGCATTCGCTAATTTCTCTTTGAGTTCTTCTAATTTCTCATCATCTTCTTTGTTCCAATTGATAGGTTCATCTTCGACCAATTTATTGTATAGAAATTTGACCAATTT
The nucleotide sequence above comes from Passer domesticus isolate bPasDom1 chromosome 5, bPasDom1.hap1, whole genome shotgun sequence. Encoded proteins:
- the LOC135301675 gene encoding inositol 1,4,5-trisphosphate receptor-interacting protein-like gives rise to the protein MQERQELLDQEMARLLQELEQGPLDEGWAAVLFGALQQWPFWALAGVLLLLGLCFSCRRRSREASSSGKDQSSCNNFGHDESGTQQEEDSPYSEEGKENTDVTVEADNNGSGSDREGSPMAADEGDDDIIEGNCDIKVEEDSDVYNDNGHELKKDEGWNDGNVPGDNTAEETEEEPGNVAEKAEGVDEGEEGENKDVQVEEDNDVNSDNGHELKKDHGWNDGNVPGDNTAEETEEEPGNVAEKTEEVDEADEGENKDLQVEQDKNAGKEEEDGNEENTNGPHMKAGNHDDVNEAEDNVNGQEVYTDVKVQESSDASEQRSRDCTEQEDRGERGNEEAHSSFAETEEEKKEVIEEDESDRNKVEEQGDPNVEENKKEERKEDEQGNVAASEKEDSDGDKEESSSGGTEDGEDTQDAGNGGTENEEDTQDAGNEGAILFVDHIEWPVEELEQGCSVTAELMESFTRVFVDSVSNSFYPVPQEAIGVGSAFEGWSPREWDGVYRVLVPLNPPPGHAFHLELNSAGQMAARTFSVRVELVCTCEREQLGEKLLCFLHHSQEELWRKQKRSLLETLCTGSYLDVEKTSHWFHQLVRCSWLHVPQSYSWHLVFQPCSRSCQFQLTKGKKSLMVEILFGVRQGDSDIFVISQPTEPQKGGSINFMSSQPAEAKLITSTAWPETYAVAEAKFFQHIARQLPCHSLHLKCLQVFTCILRGTGFSSYTWKTVVMHVLTTVPLSQWRRREFERRLWDIMAYLHRCLQLKRLEHFVQGSEKLPAEISVSPATQRVEPLNLFEHLARDPATHRELMQTYGQLRFRLWTMLSSH